One window from the genome of Bdellovibrio sp. NC01 encodes:
- a CDS encoding tail fiber domain-containing protein, whose product MLLLLVNSAAASPSSFTYQGRILKSDSTPLQYNNVSFQFEITTPNGQCILYREQVDHVDMTNSGGVFDVPIGGGVRAYPAGPSFTLLDAFNNSTDLVCEGGTVYSASSGDNRKLRVKFYDGSGWQTITPDAVIRSVPFAAYSQSAEKIADKTVSDLLVKAEVNGNITCDSGNFLTWNASTQKFGCSGVSGASGGTVTNVTSANSYLTVTNGAATPNLTLNVGTVSGTVAAGNDPRIVNAIQSGASASGDLSGTYPGPSVVAIRNVGVSATTPTSGEFFKFNGTNWISSAIAISDVTNLSSNLSGYHTTAAFNTAVGSANCAAYETPYWSSVAGKFLCQAINVSLAGDVSGSIGAASVDKIKGYDIDLSSAPTNGQVLKYNGTKWVAGNDNNGGGTVTSVSGSAPISVSNGSTTPAISISQATTSTNGYLSSADWNTFNGKQTAGNYVTALTGDVTASGPGSAAATVAKLQGSTLTITTPANKDYLKYNGTAFVNSPLAASDLSGTIPAANLPAFTGDVTSSAGSTTLTLAAAGTAGTYYKVTTDSKGRVTSGAASLLAADIPALDWSKITTGKPNSLSGYGILDQLVTNAGGTPSIQTGLDASKPSSPSAGAIYFATDSKVIYQYNSGAWVSIASATGSGGTITGVTAGTGLSGGGTTGTVTVNLANTAVTAGSYTRANITVDAQGRITAAANGASINLTSDVTGTLPIANGGTGATTALAAFNALSPLTTKGDIHVRDGSNNIRLPVGADAQVLSADSTQASGLKWITPANGTVTNVTGTLPIVVATGSTTPAISVNAATTSTQGVVQVGSGIAVSSGTISADPANFPSAVPVSKGGTGATSMTANRLIASNGTGSAYVPFSCGLGQLLTFDAAGVMGCTNYATSGFFANGGNAFAAAASLGTTDNNNLSFITNNTARMTILNNGNVGINVTNPGANLHVNGAAAFENNTATSSGSTFSFWKNRNYAAVNNNDELGFISFYGHDGTGTYRAAYMASHADAAPASATHTVKGRIEFYTTGGTASDATERMRIDSSGLVGIGTTAPGSTLHVKGTTTIESPTDANNPLIFNNSAGGNKWNLYNLGTTDASPGGFLFENCNPTCSRKMTLMPSGNVGIGTTSPFSVFHVLDTGTGAPRGMSNEYITNTSNGGGGLGFYRARGTSASKTAVVANDGLGYIWASGYNGSSYPLPAQPIGINFFASENWDATHAGGGMNFMTTADGNTNGAIRMTIASNGGVGIGTGAPITLLHVNHSTGLSASTVFQSPYGMMEFFPGWSDSYSYLEIGNTSFTGNNNGLRITGWNGNNMPNLYLSATNTYYTGALTASSDIRLKENIKPLKGTLDKIMQVPGVGFDWKDAKTRQEQGHQVGVIAQSLEKQYPELVREMDNADKNATLKRIKTVDYSHLSAVVLQAVRELYQRWLGDSQVVHAELASQKRQISSIQQENAQLKQENEALKKRLDAIESKLNSK is encoded by the coding sequence ATGCTCCTATTGCTGGTGAATTCGGCGGCAGCCTCGCCGTCATCGTTTACTTATCAAGGGCGAATTTTAAAAAGCGATAGCACTCCTCTTCAATACAATAACGTCAGTTTTCAATTTGAAATCACGACACCCAACGGTCAGTGTATTTTATATCGCGAGCAAGTCGATCACGTCGATATGACAAACTCAGGTGGTGTGTTTGATGTTCCTATTGGTGGGGGCGTTCGCGCCTATCCAGCGGGTCCTAGTTTCACTTTGCTGGATGCTTTCAATAATTCGACGGATCTAGTTTGTGAAGGTGGTACGGTCTATTCTGCAAGCTCTGGCGACAATCGTAAGCTGCGTGTGAAGTTTTATGATGGCTCAGGTTGGCAGACGATTACTCCTGATGCTGTGATCCGTTCTGTGCCTTTTGCGGCGTACTCTCAGTCAGCAGAAAAGATCGCAGACAAAACAGTCAGCGATCTTCTTGTGAAGGCCGAGGTGAATGGCAATATCACTTGTGATTCCGGAAATTTCTTAACTTGGAATGCTTCGACGCAAAAATTTGGTTGTTCGGGAGTGAGTGGTGCCAGTGGTGGTACGGTGACAAATGTCACTTCCGCAAATTCGTATTTGACTGTGACAAACGGGGCAGCCACTCCGAATCTAACTTTGAATGTTGGTACGGTGTCAGGAACTGTGGCTGCAGGTAATGACCCTCGCATCGTGAACGCGATTCAATCGGGTGCTTCTGCAAGCGGGGATTTAAGTGGAACTTATCCAGGGCCATCGGTCGTCGCCATTCGCAATGTTGGTGTCTCTGCGACGACACCGACTTCTGGGGAGTTTTTTAAATTCAACGGGACGAATTGGATTTCGTCAGCAATTGCGATTTCTGACGTGACGAATTTAAGTTCTAATTTATCGGGTTATCATACGACGGCGGCTTTCAACACAGCTGTTGGTTCTGCAAACTGTGCTGCTTACGAAACTCCTTACTGGAGTTCGGTCGCCGGTAAGTTTTTATGTCAGGCGATCAATGTGTCTTTGGCTGGCGACGTGAGTGGTTCCATTGGTGCCGCTTCCGTTGATAAGATCAAAGGTTACGATATTGATTTATCTTCCGCACCAACGAATGGTCAGGTTTTAAAATATAACGGCACGAAATGGGTTGCTGGTAATGACAATAACGGTGGTGGTACTGTTACTTCCGTATCTGGCTCTGCACCGATCTCAGTTTCTAATGGTTCAACGACGCCTGCAATTTCAATTTCTCAAGCGACGACTTCGACGAACGGTTATTTGTCTTCTGCGGATTGGAATACATTTAATGGCAAGCAAACAGCTGGCAACTATGTGACAGCATTAACTGGCGATGTGACCGCTTCGGGTCCTGGTTCTGCGGCTGCAACAGTTGCGAAACTCCAGGGTTCAACTTTAACAATCACGACTCCTGCGAATAAAGATTATCTAAAATACAATGGTACTGCTTTTGTGAATTCACCTTTGGCTGCAAGTGATTTAAGCGGAACTATTCCAGCTGCGAATCTACCAGCATTTACTGGTGATGTGACTTCTTCGGCTGGATCAACGACTTTAACATTGGCTGCGGCTGGAACGGCTGGCACATATTATAAAGTCACAACGGATTCTAAAGGGCGCGTCACTTCGGGTGCTGCTTCGTTATTAGCTGCCGATATTCCTGCACTTGATTGGTCGAAAATCACGACTGGTAAACCAAACTCATTAAGTGGTTATGGCATACTTGATCAATTAGTGACAAACGCAGGTGGAACTCCATCAATTCAAACAGGTCTTGATGCTTCTAAACCTTCTTCGCCATCTGCTGGTGCGATTTATTTCGCGACCGATTCAAAAGTTATTTATCAATACAACTCTGGTGCGTGGGTATCAATTGCTTCTGCGACGGGTTCTGGCGGCACAATCACAGGTGTGACAGCTGGCACGGGTTTATCTGGTGGTGGGACGACAGGGACTGTGACAGTGAATTTGGCAAACACCGCAGTGACAGCGGGATCATATACTCGCGCGAATATCACTGTCGATGCTCAAGGCAGAATCACTGCCGCTGCAAATGGGGCTTCAATTAATTTAACTTCTGATGTGACTGGAACACTGCCAATTGCGAATGGTGGTACCGGTGCGACGACTGCGCTTGCTGCATTCAACGCACTTTCACCGCTAACTACAAAAGGTGATATTCACGTTCGTGACGGATCGAACAATATTCGTTTGCCTGTGGGCGCTGATGCACAAGTTTTAAGTGCAGACTCAACCCAAGCAAGTGGATTGAAATGGATTACTCCAGCAAATGGGACTGTGACCAATGTGACGGGCACTTTGCCGATCGTCGTTGCAACAGGTTCAACAACACCGGCGATCAGCGTGAATGCTGCAACAACATCCACTCAAGGTGTGGTGCAAGTGGGGTCGGGCATCGCGGTGTCTTCAGGAACTATTTCTGCTGATCCAGCAAACTTCCCATCGGCCGTACCAGTCAGCAAAGGCGGAACGGGTGCAACCTCAATGACGGCAAATCGTCTGATTGCATCGAATGGAACAGGTTCTGCCTATGTGCCTTTCAGTTGTGGTCTTGGTCAATTACTGACATTTGATGCTGCGGGAGTCATGGGGTGTACTAACTACGCAACTTCTGGTTTTTTTGCGAATGGTGGTAATGCCTTTGCGGCAGCTGCAAGTTTAGGTACGACCGACAATAATAATTTATCTTTTATTACGAACAACACGGCTCGCATGACAATTTTGAACAACGGTAACGTTGGTATTAATGTCACAAACCCAGGCGCGAATCTTCATGTGAATGGAGCTGCTGCGTTTGAAAATAATACGGCGACCTCAAGTGGTTCGACTTTTAGCTTTTGGAAAAATCGCAACTACGCTGCTGTTAATAACAACGACGAACTTGGTTTTATATCGTTCTATGGTCATGACGGCACGGGTACTTATCGCGCGGCTTACATGGCGTCTCACGCAGATGCGGCTCCGGCAAGTGCCACTCATACAGTGAAAGGTCGTATCGAATTTTACACGACAGGTGGTACGGCTAGTGATGCGACCGAAAGAATGAGAATTGACTCCTCGGGTCTGGTAGGGATTGGTACAACTGCTCCCGGTTCTACGTTGCACGTGAAAGGTACGACCACGATTGAATCGCCAACGGATGCGAACAACCCGCTCATTTTTAATAACTCTGCAGGTGGCAATAAGTGGAATCTTTATAACCTTGGGACGACCGACGCTTCACCAGGTGGCTTTCTGTTTGAGAATTGCAACCCGACATGTTCACGTAAAATGACGTTAATGCCTTCTGGAAATGTGGGGATTGGAACGACTTCGCCTTTTTCAGTTTTTCATGTGTTGGATACAGGGACGGGCGCTCCTCGAGGAATGAGTAATGAGTATATCACTAATACTTCCAATGGTGGCGGTGGTCTTGGTTTCTATCGTGCGCGCGGGACGAGCGCCTCGAAAACTGCAGTCGTAGCGAATGATGGTCTAGGTTATATCTGGGCCAGTGGTTACAACGGAAGTTCTTATCCACTACCGGCACAGCCGATCGGCATTAACTTTTTTGCTTCTGAAAACTGGGATGCTACTCACGCTGGCGGTGGTATGAATTTTATGACAACCGCAGATGGAAATACCAATGGTGCGATTCGTATGACGATCGCTAGTAATGGTGGCGTGGGGATCGGTACCGGCGCGCCGATCACTCTTCTACATGTCAATCACTCGACAGGATTGTCAGCAAGTACCGTATTCCAAAGTCCTTACGGGATGATGGAATTTTTCCCGGGATGGAGTGACAGTTACTCTTACTTGGAAATTGGTAACACAAGTTTCACTGGTAATAATAACGGTCTGCGTATCACGGGATGGAATGGCAATAACATGCCAAATCTCTACCTGAGTGCGACGAATACATACTACACAGGCGCACTGACTGCTTCCTCTGACATTCGCTTAAAAGAAAATATCAAACCTTTAAAAGGAACGTTGGATAAAATCATGCAAGTTCCTGGTGTAGGTTTTGATTGGAAAGATGCGAAGACTCGTCAAGAGCAAGGTCATCAAGTGGGTGTGATTGCGCAAAGTCTTGAAAAGCAATACCCTGAATTAGTGAGAGAAATGGATAACGCCGATAAGAACGCGACTTTGAAGAGAATCAAAACGGTTGATTACTCGCACTTGTCAGCCGTTGTTTTGCAAGCTGTGCGCGAGCTTTATCAAAGATGGCTGGGGGATAGTCAGGTCGTTCATGCGGAACTCGCCTCTCAGAAACGACAAATCTCATCAATTCAACAGGAAAATGCGCAGCTGAAACAAGAAAATGAGGCTTTAAAGAAGCGTCTGGATGCTATTGAAAGCAAGTTAAACTCTAAATAG